The following proteins come from a genomic window of Peromyscus eremicus chromosome 23, PerEre_H2_v1, whole genome shotgun sequence:
- the Fbrsl1 gene encoding fibrosin-1-like protein isoform X12, producing MALKPHERKEKWDQRLIKKPRESENCPSAELSENRQPLEAGSPGQDAELTCDEGTRKVPLQPSKQVCSPEGGPLPASPWHQNGPAQHQQQQQPSQSSQPQGPLPAPGQPCQPQRPPLGQRAWPHRSLLGLRQPCQPRRPLLGPGQHHRPQHLLPAPDQLSQTQRPRLAQPRRPLLALPGSRQRLRSIQTPWHRYPLRSLLTSCHLCRSLLTVWHRCGPLQSRTTLCLCDQPCRAASGQRCQPPQSLLAQCQQCQPPRTLTLQPSRRPTSCLSGQCCCPPQALLAPHQQSQPHRSLMGQSSCPQQSPVGPKQPQQLVSPSNQGPEQSSPPKPALLSPRQSQQTCPHLSPEQSHLPKQPLMGPKKPLRSLLGPDQPRKPQPLLPLPDRPSLLGQPGLAPQPLLRPLCQPRRQSLLDLVPAPQPRPSILGHPFRPMRTQWTRHSAPGVARQAPSVSPGA from the exons ATGGCTCTGAAGCCACATGAACGGAAGGAGAAATGGGATCAACGCCTCATCAAGAAGCCCCGAGAGTCAGAAAACTGCCCATCTGCTGAGCTGAGTGAGAACAGGCAGCCCCTGGAGGCGGGCAGTCCAGGGCAGGATGCAGAGCTCACTTGTGATGAAGGGACTAGGAAGGTCCCATTGCAGCCCTCCAAACAG GTGTGCTCCCCAGAAGGGGGGCCGCTCCCAGCCAGCCCCTGGCACCAGAACGGCCCGGcccagcaccagcagcagcaacagcccAGCCAGTCCAGCCAGCCCCAGGGGCCCCTCCCAGCCCCGGGGCAGCCCTGCCAGCCCCAGCGGCCACCCCTGGGTCAGCGTGCTTGGCCCCATCGATCACTTCTAGGCTTGAGACAGCCTTGCCAGCCCCGGCGCCCACTTCTGGGCCCTGGTCAGCACCACCGGCCCCAGCATCTGCTTCCGGCCCCAGATCAGCTCAGCCAGACCCAGCGCCCACGCCTGGCTCAGCCCCGCAGGCCACTCTTGGCGCTTCCAGGCTCCAGGCAGCGCCTGCGGTCCATCCAGACTCCATGGCATCGCTACCCACTTCGGTCCCTGTTGACCTCGTGTCACCTCTGCCGGTCTCTACTGACCGTGTGGCACCGTTGCGGACCTTTGCAGTCAAGGACCACACTGTGTCTCTGTGACCAGCCCTGTAGGGCTGCCTCAGGACAGCgctgccagcccccacagtcactGCTAGCTCAGTGCCAGCAGTGCCAGCCCCCTCGGACTCTCACCTTGCAACCAAGCCGTCGTCCCACCAGCTGCCTTTCAGGCCAGTGCTGCTGCCCCCCGCAGGCACTCTTGGCCCCACATCAGCAGAGCCAGCCCCATAGATCCCTCATGGGCCAGTCTAGCTGCCCCCAACAGTCACCGGTGGGCCCCAAGCAGCCCCAGCAACTAGTTAGCCCCAGCAATCAAGGCCCAGAGCAAAGTAGTCCTCCCAAGCCTGCCCTGCTGAGTCCTAGACAGTCACAACAGACATGCCCACATCTTAGCCCAGAGCAATCCCACCTACCCAAACAGCCCCTCATGGGCCCAAAGAAGCCCCTGAGGTCACTTCTGGGCCCAGACCAGCCTCGCAAACCCCAACCATTACTTCCCCTACCCGATCGCCCTTCACTTCTAGGGCAGCCAGGCCTGGCCCCCCAGCCTCTTCTGAGGCCCCTTTGTCAGCCAAGGCGGCAGTCCCTGCTGGATCTGGTGCCAGCCCCTCAGCCCCGGCCTTCAATCCTGGGCCATCCCTTCAGGCCCATGAGGACACAGTGGACTCGACACTCTGCCCCAGGGGTGGCCCGCCAAGCCCCATCTGTGAGTCCTGGAGCCTGA